One Diabrotica virgifera virgifera chromosome 3, PGI_DIABVI_V3a genomic window carries:
- the LOC126882743 gene encoding uncharacterized protein LOC126882743, which produces MPNFYKRKTSQQSWDEKAMAEALTACQGGLSIHSSAKQYNIPSTTLFRRLKRPPEERLVKQLGRFRCVFTVDQERMLVDYILKMEERLFGLTISDLKYLTYEFAIRNNIEHRFNNEKKEAGKVWLLGFMKRHPVLSLRLPEKTSAARASAFNAVSVGKFFDLLEDLYQKHNYKPNRIYNCDETGISTVPNKPSKIISKKGKKQVGVLSSAERGTLTTAEICFNAAGEYIPPALIFPRVRHHLTFDIGVPLNTKIFTHASGWMQTEIFTAWFHHFIKFAKPTSEDRVLLILDGHSTHIKNIEVLELAKKNFVDILVLPPHCTHRLQPLDVSFMYPMSTFYEQAVRVWLRTHPGKVVTIHDVGPLFGEAYLKAASMATAISGFKKTGIWPFERPDPNVFVAADTTDRPGPLLATSNLPSASTPVSNDILLHKTIVSPADILPIPRVASNIENPTKKRARSGKTVVATSTPFIEELKNLKAPTPKNTTKKVTRQLFQSDSEEEDDANISIYSDTDSGSELDLPVQIPTIKTEDIKEGIYVAVEYNGQTFPGLVISKSGESASVKCMERTQKYFKWPNKDDVLDYNIKDIKMIINEPKQLRRGFFNVPELCLYA; this is translated from the coding sequence ATGCCTAATTTTTACAAACGAAAGACTTCGCAGCAGAGTTGGGACGAGAAGGCAATGGCTGAGGCTCTAACTGCATGTCAAGGTGGTTTATCAATTCATTCTTCTGCAAAACAATATAACATTCCATCGACAACTCTTTTTAGAAGATTAAAGCGACCACCAGAAGAACGTTTAGTGAAGCAACTTGGACGATTCCGTTGCGTGTTCACGGTAGATCAAGAGAGGATGTTGGTAGACTATATTCTTAAAATGGAAGAACGCCTGTTTGGGCTAACTATTTCTGACTTAAAATATCTTACCTACGAGTTTGCCATACGAAATAACATTGAACATAGATTCAATAATGAGAAGAAAGAAGCTGGTAAAGTATGGTTGCTTGGTTTCATGAAACGGCACCCAGTTCTTTCACTTCGACTTCCAGAAAAAACGTCAGCAGCGCGAGCGTCAGCATTTAACGCAGTTAGTGTCGGAAAGTTCTTTGATTTATTGGAAGACTTATACCAAAAACACAACTACAAACCTAACCGCATCTATAATTGTGACGAAACCGGAATCTCTACCGTGCCAAATAAGCCTTCAAAGATTATTTCAAAAAAGGGGAAAAAGCAAGTAGGAGTTTTATCATCAGCTGAAAGAGGTACGCTTACAACTGCAGAAATTTGCTTCAACGCTGCAGGGGAATACATCCCTCCTGCTCTTATTTTTCCACGGGTGAGACATCACTTGACATTCGACATTGGAGTTCCTCTGAATACCAAAATTTTCACGCATGCTTCTGGATGGATGCAGACCGAAATCTTTACGGCTTGGTTTcaccattttattaaatttgcgaAGCCTACCTCCGAGGACAGGGTTTTACTAATTTTAGATGGCCATTCAACCCACATAAAAAACATTGAAGTCTTAGAGCTTGCTAAGAAAAACTTTGTAGACATCCTGGTGCTACCACCACATTGCACACATCGACTTCAGCCACTGGACGTATCATTTATGTATCCCATGTCGACCTTCTATGAACAGGCAGTGCGAGTTTGGCTGCGAACCCACCCGGGGAAAGTTGTGACGATTCATGATGTCGGTCCTCTCTTCGGAGAAGCTTACTTGAAGGCAGCTAGTATGGCAACAGCTATCTCAGGATTTAAGAAGACGGGTATTTGGCCGTTTGAGAGACCTGATCCAAACGTTTTCGTGGCTGCAGATACAACTGATCGTCCTGGGCCTCTACTCGCTACATCTAACCTGCCATCAGCGTCCACTCCAGTGTCAAATGACATTCTCCTCCATAAGACTATTGTTAGTCCTGCGGATATTTTACCTATCCCACGGGTCGCTTCAAATATCGAAAATCCAACGAAGAAAAGGGCTCGATCAGGAAAAACTGTAGTAGCAACTTCTACCCCTTTTATTGAAGAGTTAAAGAATTTGAAGGCTCCGACCCCAAAAAATACAACCAAGAAAGTTACGAGGCAACTATTTCAAAGCGACAGCGAAGAAGAAGATGATGCAAACATCAGCATTTATAGTGACACCGACAGCGGTTCAGAGTTGGACCTACCAGTTCAAATTCCTACCATAAAAACAGAAGATATTAAGGAAGGGATATATGTAGCTGTAGAGTACAACGGACAAACATTTCCCGGTTTAGTAATTTCAAAATCAGGTGAATCAGCGTCTGTAAAGTGTATGGAAAGGAcgcaaaaatatttcaaatggCCTAATAAAGATGATGTATTAGATTACAACATTAAGGACATTAAAATGATTATTAATGAACCAAAACAGTTAAGACGAGGGTTTTTCAATGTTCCTGAGCTCTGTTTATATGCTTAg